A genomic window from Tolypothrix sp. PCC 7910 includes:
- a CDS encoding cyclic nucleotide-binding domain-containing protein, producing the protein MTEVLLKELTNSDIDWILATGHREEITAGTILIRQGAPVDALYILLDGALSVSVAQADDNPIGRAFAALEGGELSGREITRLTNGEVVGEMPFLTSYQSATTIKAAKKSLVLMVPQQELVKKLQEDITFAAHFYRAIAVLLAHRLEQIVSQIGQSTIVLFQPQIREILFTFAELSDSDIGWMIAAGEAKRIMAGEVLFQAGRPVDAFYILLDGKMVASTAEDASNPLTRAFSNLENTETIETEFARLSRGDMVGETPFVEASPPPMTIRAIEDAIVLSIPRWRLAAKLLHDVGFAARFYRVLAILLADKQQGIINRLGYGRITYSSGKSLDSNLTYEDELSSGFLAQVTLAGTRFDWMLKQLKAN; encoded by the coding sequence ATGACAGAAGTTCTACTGAAGGAACTCACAAATAGTGATATTGACTGGATATTAGCAACGGGTCACAGAGAAGAAATTACTGCCGGCACGATTCTCATCCGCCAAGGAGCACCGGTTGATGCACTCTATATTTTACTCGATGGTGCATTGTCTGTTTCTGTTGCTCAAGCTGACGATAACCCCATTGGTCGAGCATTTGCAGCCTTAGAAGGCGGTGAATTATCAGGACGGGAGATTACAAGACTGACAAATGGGGAAGTGGTGGGAGAAATGCCTTTCTTAACATCCTACCAGTCTGCAACGACAATTAAAGCTGCGAAAAAGTCTCTAGTGCTGATGGTTCCGCAGCAGGAATTGGTGAAAAAATTACAAGAAGATATTACCTTTGCGGCTCATTTTTATCGTGCGATCGCAGTTTTACTGGCTCACCGTTTAGAGCAAATTGTCAGCCAAATTGGACAAAGCACGATTGTACTTTTCCAACCGCAAATTCGCGAGATTTTATTTACATTTGCGGAATTAAGCGATAGCGATATTGGCTGGATGATTGCAGCCGGCGAAGCTAAGAGAATTATGGCGGGAGAAGTTTTATTCCAAGCTGGACGACCTGTTGATGCATTTTATATTTTATTAGATGGCAAAATGGTGGCTTCCACTGCCGAAGATGCTAGCAACCCCCTCACTCGAGCCTTTTCTAATTTAGAAAACACAGAAACCATCGAAACAGAATTTGCCAGATTATCGCGCGGTGACATGGTAGGCGAAACTCCCTTTGTCGAAGCCAGTCCACCACCGATGACAATTCGCGCCATTGAAGATGCGATCGTCCTTTCCATTCCCCGTTGGCGATTAGCGGCAAAACTGCTACACGATGTTGGCTTTGCTGCTCGATTCTATCGAGTGTTAGCGATATTGCTAGCAGACAAACAGCAAGGAATTATCAATCGCCTGGGTTACGGCAGAATTACATATAGCTCTGGTAAATCTTTAGACAGTAATCTCACGTATGAAGATGAACTAAGTTCCGGCTTTTTAGCCCAAGTAACCCTAGCAGGAACGCGATTTGATTGGATGTTGAAGCAGTTGAAGGCGAATTGA
- a CDS encoding CTB family bacteriocin, with product MSDNKPMELSAEELDNVAGGAVSFTNAVAENKLDTQASLVNIGANGGIQSAQTQTTTESKQALNELKLTGEFPGVPGGFFSAS from the coding sequence ATGTCTGACAACAAACCAATGGAACTATCTGCTGAAGAATTAGATAACGTTGCTGGTGGTGCAGTTAGCTTCACCAATGCTGTTGCTGAAAACAAATTAGATACTCAAGCAAGTCTAGTGAACATCGGTGCTAATGGCGGTATTCAATCTGCTCAAACTCAAACCACAACTGAGTCTAAGCAAGCTCTCAACGAACTCAAACTCACTGGAGAATTCCCTGGTGTTCCTGGTGGTTTCTTTAGCGCCTCATAA
- the rsmI gene encoding 16S rRNA (cytidine(1402)-2'-O)-methyltransferase — MQTDPKPGTLYVVGTPIGNLEDITFRAVRILQNVDLIAAEDTRHTGKLLQHFQVQTPQISYHEHNRNSRIPELLEHLANGKAIALVSDAGMPGISDPGYELVTACIEAGITVVPIPGASAAITALSASGLPTDRFVFEGFLAAKTQQRREYLESLQTESRTIIFYESPHRLRDTLQDLGEILGSDRQIVLARELTKFYEEFWRGTIAEAIAHYTQREPQGEYTLVVAGIPPSQPQLTEAELKAELAQLIRQGISRSQASRQLAKFTSLSRRQLYQLALSIDVSPE, encoded by the coding sequence ATGCAGACAGATCCAAAACCAGGAACACTTTACGTTGTCGGTACACCGATTGGCAATCTGGAAGATATCACCTTTCGGGCGGTGCGAATTTTACAAAATGTGGATTTAATTGCTGCGGAGGATACACGCCACACGGGGAAACTTTTACAACATTTCCAAGTTCAGACTCCCCAAATTAGCTATCACGAACACAATCGTAATAGCCGGATTCCAGAATTATTAGAGCATTTAGCTAATGGTAAAGCAATTGCTTTAGTGAGTGATGCGGGTATGCCAGGAATTTCCGATCCGGGATATGAACTGGTGACAGCTTGTATAGAAGCGGGGATAACAGTCGTACCAATTCCGGGGGCGAGTGCGGCAATTACAGCTTTAAGTGCATCTGGATTACCTACTGATCGGTTTGTGTTTGAAGGCTTTCTCGCCGCTAAAACTCAACAACGCCGAGAATATTTAGAATCGCTACAAACAGAATCTCGCACCATAATTTTCTACGAATCGCCCCATCGTTTACGCGATACTTTACAAGACTTAGGAGAAATATTAGGAAGCGATCGCCAAATTGTCCTGGCTAGGGAATTAACAAAATTTTATGAGGAATTTTGGCGGGGAACTATTGCCGAAGCGATCGCCCACTACACCCAACGGGAACCCCAAGGCGAATATACTCTTGTAGTGGCGGGAATTCCACCCAGCCAACCCCAGTTAACAGAAGCAGAACTCAAAGCTGAACTTGCACAATTAATCCGTCAGGGAATATCGCGATCGCAAGCTAGCCGTCAATTAGCAAAATTCACTTCCTTATCCCGTCGTCAACTCTATCAGTTAGCCCTTTCTATTGATGTGAGTCCTGAGTAG
- a CDS encoding CTB family bacteriocin produces the protein MSDNKPMELSAEELDIVAGGAVAATDASNSQILDEQASVVIIGANGGIASFNTQKTAASQQKLQEIKFTGDEISGIPGGFFSV, from the coding sequence ATGTCTGACAACAAACCAATGGAATTATCTGCTGAAGAATTAGATATCGTTGCTGGTGGCGCAGTTGCCGCAACTGATGCTAGCAATTCCCAGATCCTTGATGAGCAAGCTAGCGTAGTAATTATCGGTGCTAATGGCGGTATTGCATCCTTCAATACTCAGAAAACTGCTGCCTCTCAACAAAAATTGCAAGAAATCAAATTCACAGGTGATGAGATTTCTGGAATTCCTGGTGGTTTCTTTTCAGTCTAA
- a CDS encoding MinD/ParA family protein — protein MSEIISVHSFRGGTGKSNVTSNLATLIARSGKRVGVVDTDIQSPGIHVLFGLEEERIRYTLNDYLWGRCAIEDAVYDVSSILKQKPSLFGRQGSIYLMPSSIKMSDISRILREGYDARLLNDGLHHLVKRLKLDYLLIDTHPGINEETLLSIIMSDVLVLILRPDKQDYQGTAVAVDVAKKLEVPKMLLVINKALPSLNFNELRQKVQNTYATPVAGILPVSEEMFNLGSSGIFSLQYPNHPWTETISAIAKQVMGAKAKSMV, from the coding sequence GTGTCTGAAATAATTTCTGTGCATTCATTCCGTGGCGGAACTGGTAAATCAAACGTTACAAGTAATCTGGCTACTTTAATTGCTCGTTCTGGAAAGCGGGTGGGAGTCGTTGATACAGATATTCAATCTCCTGGAATTCATGTTTTGTTTGGGTTAGAAGAAGAACGAATTCGCTATACCCTGAATGATTATTTATGGGGACGTTGCGCGATTGAAGATGCAGTTTATGATGTGAGTTCTATTCTCAAACAAAAACCATCCTTATTTGGTCGTCAGGGAAGTATTTATCTTATGCCTTCTAGTATTAAGATGAGCGATATTTCTCGGATTTTACGCGAAGGTTATGACGCACGTTTGCTAAATGATGGTTTACATCATTTAGTTAAGCGTTTAAAACTAGATTATCTATTAATTGATACTCACCCTGGTATTAACGAAGAAACTTTGCTGTCGATTATTATGTCTGATGTTTTGGTGTTGATTCTCCGCCCCGATAAACAAGATTACCAAGGAACAGCCGTAGCAGTTGATGTTGCAAAGAAATTAGAAGTACCGAAAATGCTGCTAGTAATTAATAAAGCACTACCATCTTTAAATTTTAATGAGTTACGGCAAAAAGTACAAAATACTTACGCCACCCCTGTAGCTGGAATTTTACCTGTGAGTGAAGAGATGTTTAATTTAGGCAGTAGTGGCATTTTCAGCTTACAGTATCCCAATCATCCTTGGACTGAAACAATCAGTGCGATCGCAAAACAAGTTATGGGTGCTAAAGCTAAATCTATGGTGTAA
- a CDS encoding CTB family bacteriocin — protein sequence MSDNKPMELSAEELDNVAGGAVGLTNAFVENKLDTQASLVNIGANGGIQSAQTQTTTESKQALNELKLTGEFPGVPGGFFSAS from the coding sequence ATGTCTGACAACAAACCAATGGAACTATCTGCTGAAGAATTAGATAACGTTGCTGGTGGTGCAGTTGGCTTAACCAATGCTTTTGTTGAAAACAAATTAGATACTCAAGCAAGTCTAGTGAACATCGGTGCTAATGGCGGTATTCAATCTGCTCAAACTCAAACCACAACTGAGTCTAAGCAAGCTCTCAACGAACTCAAACTCACTGGAGAATTCCCTGGTGTTCCTGGTGGTTTCTTTAGCGCCTCATAA
- a CDS encoding CTB family bacteriocin translates to MSDNKPMELSAEELDNVAGGAVSEVAAVSDINLDTQASLLNIGAGGGIQSAQTQTTTESKQALNELKLTGEFPGVPSGFFGSK, encoded by the coding sequence ATGTCTGACAACAAACCAATGGAACTATCTGCTGAAGAACTAGATAACGTTGCTGGTGGTGCAGTTAGCGAAGTTGCTGCTGTTAGCGATATCAACTTAGATACTCAAGCAAGTCTGTTGAACATCGGTGCTGGTGGCGGTATTCAATCTGCTCAAACTCAAACTACAACTGAGTCTAAACAAGCTCTCAACGAACTCAAACTCACTGGAGAATTCCCTGGTGTTCCTAGTGGCTTCTTTGGCTCCAAATAA
- a CDS encoding CTB family bacteriocin — MSDNKPMELSVEELDNVAGGAVSAVAAVSDINLDTQASLLNIGAGGGIQSAQTQTTTESKQALNELKLTGEFPGVPSGFFGSK; from the coding sequence ATGTCTGACAACAAACCAATGGAACTATCTGTTGAAGAACTAGATAACGTTGCTGGTGGTGCAGTTAGCGCAGTTGCTGCTGTTAGCGATATCAACTTAGATACTCAAGCAAGTCTGTTGAACATCGGTGCTGGTGGCGGTATTCAATCTGCTCAAACTCAAACTACAACTGAGTCTAAACAAGCTCTCAACGAACTCAAACTCACTGGAGAATTCCCTGGTGTTCCTAGTGGCTTCTTTGGCTCCAAATAA
- a CDS encoding DUF3365 domain-containing protein, producing the protein MLNRFKLATKFTFLLSLVFLCAIAVSGFTLSHALEQKAEAEIGYRSQILAETMDSIRNFTNTKISPLLLPMVETQSTFVPETIPSYAVREVFETLRKNPEYKDYFYKDANLNPTNMRDKADTFEMQVIERFRNEPELKNISGFRDSFEEKLFYSARPFVVKNPTCLRCHSTPEAAPKSHVLSYGSENGYGWELNKVLGTQIIYLPAKKVFDDANRAFILFISLFIGIFAVVILLINYLLKRNVLQPLKPMAQLAQKMSMAQISSEEAEEFDRQKLTPIVKRNDELGQMGRVFQRMMHEIYAREQQMTQQLQKLRIEIDETRRARQVAEIAESESFQQLQEEARMMRNKRNAAS; encoded by the coding sequence ATGTTAAACAGATTTAAATTAGCAACCAAATTTACCTTTCTTCTATCGCTGGTTTTCCTCTGCGCGATCGCAGTCAGTGGTTTTACTTTATCTCATGCACTAGAACAGAAGGCGGAAGCCGAAATTGGTTACCGTAGCCAAATTCTGGCGGAGACGATGGACTCTATCAGAAACTTCACTAACACAAAAATCAGCCCTCTGCTATTACCGATGGTGGAAACTCAATCGACCTTTGTTCCGGAAACAATTCCCAGTTATGCAGTTAGAGAAGTGTTTGAAACTCTGCGGAAAAATCCGGAATATAAAGATTACTTTTATAAAGATGCCAATCTCAATCCCACAAATATGAGGGATAAAGCAGATACATTTGAGATGCAGGTTATTGAGCGATTTCGCAATGAACCAGAACTGAAAAACATTTCGGGATTTCGCGATTCTTTTGAAGAAAAACTGTTCTATAGCGCTCGTCCTTTTGTTGTTAAAAACCCTACTTGTTTACGCTGCCATAGTACACCAGAAGCTGCGCCAAAAAGTCATGTTTTAAGTTACGGTTCCGAAAATGGCTATGGATGGGAACTCAATAAAGTGCTAGGTACTCAAATCATTTACCTTCCTGCTAAAAAGGTATTTGATGATGCTAACCGTGCTTTTATATTATTCATTAGCTTATTTATTGGTATCTTCGCTGTAGTAATTTTATTAATTAATTATTTACTGAAACGCAATGTGCTACAACCCCTCAAACCGATGGCACAACTAGCTCAAAAAATGTCTATGGCTCAAATTAGTTCAGAAGAAGCAGAAGAATTTGACCGCCAAAAGCTCACACCCATTGTTAAACGCAATGATGAATTAGGACAGATGGGGAGAGTTTTTCAACGCATGATGCATGAAATTTATGCTCGTGAACAACAAATGACGCAGCAATTACAAAAACTCAGAATTGAAATTGATGAAACAAGACGTGCGCGTCAAGTTGCAGAAATTGCTGAATCAGAATCATTCCAACAATTACAAGAAGAAGCAAGAATGATGAGAAATAAACGCAATGCAGCAAGTTAG